In the genome of Spirochaetia bacterium, one region contains:
- the bamA gene encoding outer membrane protein assembly factor BamA, with the protein MKRKILALLLLLSIVSTSAFSAWYDGLKIDDITYDGIINAPVDSIKDILYQYKGDNYSDALLTELQKKLQDLGCFTYFYPEATKNPNDSMGMIIKFHFYEIPLLRDVVFEGNKKIKDSDLLDTSGLQVGTFYKGTEMSLAKKKLEDYYKSKGYINAKIESSLTSDDKTSTVSLKFTIDEGRQVVIGEIAFSGNEKIPSDVLSAKVSSKTRSFFNNGYYDPTTIARDVQTLMDYYQSRGYAFARVSTPELVDISKPDDTFERVKAVFPVEEGEVWKLGSITFAGNTVYPTETLRSKITMQKGDEMDFTKFNEQLQQIASLYYDNGYIYFNIIPERTKDEDNHVINFNLKITEGPQATIRKIILNGTGSTQKEVYRRELTIHEGDIFSRAALIKSMQNLQNTLLLSDLNYDIKNTEDMKQVDVIFNLTEGGQKNVQFGATFGGTVTEFPISGFLTWTDNNFSGTGNDLSLSLTLSPSTQKVVLGYTDEWFGDIPWSNGFTLTFRHADETDILQRGANSPYYRGHASAKAYPSGYSSYEAYVAAGKATPAADELMEYESWRVAVGYNTGYTWRYDAGSLKASTGLSIGVNRASYDEQYDPYNYLIKLYADQWQFSNLLSIGLSWDGRDLVQQTTKGYLLTQTITYAGGVLGGISNYIKSATSFSIFRQIGAMKINGKKQKTVASFASSISFMFPQYVLSDGSWEEDAQSGATSSEMLYIDGMTIALGHDVLTDQAFLFDNKLSVETTLVDKMVAWDTFVSATTVKEYLSEMTGDPSDYTWYLAAGTGVKVKIPSLPIGLYLVKDATWTASDGFSWDDGSLFDFGSGIFNGMKIVLSISTNLF; encoded by the coding sequence ATGAAAAGGAAGATACTGGCTCTACTGCTTCTTCTGTCTATTGTTTCTACAAGTGCATTTTCTGCTTGGTATGATGGGCTGAAGATAGATGACATCACCTATGACGGGATTATCAATGCACCTGTCGATTCGATAAAGGATATCCTCTATCAGTATAAGGGCGACAATTACAGTGATGCTCTGCTCACTGAGCTGCAGAAGAAACTGCAGGATTTGGGGTGCTTTACTTATTTTTATCCTGAAGCTACGAAAAATCCCAATGATTCCATGGGAATGATAATCAAGTTCCATTTCTATGAGATTCCTTTGCTTAGGGATGTTGTGTTCGAGGGCAACAAAAAGATAAAGGATTCGGACTTGCTGGATACTTCGGGCCTTCAGGTTGGGACTTTTTACAAAGGTACGGAAATGTCCCTTGCAAAGAAAAAGCTGGAAGACTATTACAAGAGCAAGGGATATATAAATGCTAAGATAGAGTCTTCGTTGACTTCTGATGACAAGACTTCCACGGTATCCCTGAAGTTTACCATCGACGAAGGACGGCAGGTTGTCATCGGAGAGATTGCATTCAGTGGAAATGAAAAGATTCCCAGTGATGTGCTTTCTGCCAAGGTTTCTTCCAAGACCCGGTCTTTCTTCAACAACGGGTATTATGATCCTACCACCATTGCAAGGGATGTCCAGACATTGATGGATTACTATCAGAGCCGAGGCTATGCCTTTGCCAGGGTCAGTACTCCTGAACTTGTCGATATTTCGAAGCCAGATGATACGTTTGAACGGGTCAAGGCTGTATTCCCCGTCGAAGAGGGCGAAGTCTGGAAACTTGGTTCCATTACCTTTGCAGGCAACACCGTGTATCCTACCGAAACCTTGCGCAGCAAGATTACGATGCAGAAGGGTGATGAGATGGACTTTACCAAGTTCAATGAACAACTTCAGCAGATTGCATCGCTTTACTACGACAATGGATACATCTATTTCAATATCATTCCTGAACGTACCAAGGATGAGGATAACCATGTCATCAATTTCAATCTGAAAATAACTGAAGGACCGCAGGCTACCATCCGCAAGATCATACTCAACGGAACTGGTTCTACCCAGAAAGAAGTCTATAGACGTGAGCTGACGATTCACGAGGGCGATATATTCTCAAGGGCAGCCTTGATCAAGTCAATGCAGAATCTGCAGAATACACTTTTGCTTTCCGATCTGAACTATGACATAAAGAATACTGAAGACATGAAGCAGGTCGACGTCATCTTCAACCTGACCGAGGGAGGACAGAAGAACGTACAGTTCGGTGCAACCTTCGGCGGTACGGTCACCGAGTTCCCGATAAGCGGATTCCTTACATGGACCGACAACAACTTCTCAGGAACCGGCAATGATCTTTCGCTTTCCCTTACCTTGAGTCCGTCAACCCAAAAGGTAGTACTGGGCTATACTGATGAGTGGTTCGGAGACATACCTTGGTCCAATGGTTTTACGCTTACCTTCAGGCATGCAGATGAGACAGATATCCTCCAACGCGGAGCAAACAGTCCGTACTATAGAGGCCATGCATCAGCAAAAGCCTATCCAAGTGGCTATAGCAGCTATGAGGCATATGTTGCTGCAGGCAAGGCTACCCCTGCTGCAGACGAGCTCATGGAATATGAAAGCTGGAGAGTGGCTGTCGGTTACAATACCGGATATACTTGGCGGTATGATGCCGGTTCCCTCAAAGCAAGTACAGGGCTTTCCATCGGCGTGAACAGGGCCTCATATGATGAACAATACGATCCGTATAACTATCTGATCAAACTCTATGCTGACCAGTGGCAGTTCTCCAATCTGCTTTCGATCGGTCTGAGCTGGGATGGCAGGGACTTGGTCCAGCAGACTACGAAGGGCTATTTGCTTACCCAGACCATTACCTATGCCGGAGGTGTGCTGGGTGGTATTTCAAACTATATCAAGAGTGCAACCTCATTCTCGATCTTCAGGCAGATCGGTGCGATGAAAATCAACGGCAAGAAACAGAAGACAGTTGCATCTTTTGCATCTTCAATCAGTTTCATGTTCCCGCAGTACGTGCTGAGTGACGGCAGTTGGGAAGAAGATGCCCAGAGCGGTGCAACAAGCAGTGAAATGCTCTATATCGATGGTATGACCATTGCCTTGGGCCATGATGTACTTACGGACCAGGCTTTCCTGTTTGACAACAAGTTGTCGGTTGAGACCACTTTGGTTGACAAGATGGTTGCATGGGATACATTCGTCAGCGCTACTACGGTAAAGGAATATCTTTCTGAAATGACTGGAGACCCTTCCGATTACACCTGGTATTTGGCTGCAGGAACCGGCGTCAAGGTCAAGATTCCAAGTCTTCCCATAGGGTTGTATCTTGTCAAGGATGCCACATGGACTGCATCGGATGGTTTCTCATGGGATGATGGTTCTCTCTTCGATTTCGGAAGCGGCATATTCAATGGTATGAAGATCGTCCTTTCGATTTCGACGAATCTGTTCTGA
- a CDS encoding translocation/assembly module TamB: MKYHSNRQTVWVMTMILCVVLALVYCGQRYARLYSPIEITTDALLDPIQLPDDFQLSIGQMNSSFLSHQVFHDITLTHQGKTLLHVTTMEASHSLVDNIAVFFGHKAQVDLVLDGVTLNLEQGEANDGSSQVQMDWILSKIEGFIASGHFNIASVLPQKLLGSSFRIGLADGQVEIKGTGYHSRIHLSSLVFFLNETGDITNVQVKGNEGIIGVKDGRAKLDSFNLLWENDKLSLYLQNISFAGTSYAGSLKKLHIAYGLAQPGNVTVEGTGAVASAAGGNIDVSSFSAGLVTNLRDFSVHLKMDDIAFTSSQANATMTDLDLAVSYVDKQLQLVVHKGNKASCTLLGKEHLELGTEDLQLVLLCNGTLPTSLKGTLEKLTFAGSKYDGTAGNLGLEVAGTPVSDKPVMGDGSLLETLRKNYHDLSLQLSGQAAGTIPLLGQKGTCKVNLKASSRNNLTATSVQLKVSDISVPTFSQDAGLSLGYQGTLPLESDKLQMVEADFAYGDSLHIKGVYSISGKSIKDSSFSGVVSLDDFKPMSFGPFLATYAPALHPFITDSTVMWGTLNIQGSLSQGKVVPIDGRINGQLVFNSVAFASSHFNIGMTLDAYMKSDTLTVNTFSLGVLGYRFSYKGSIGFDPMLPRGELRLDTVKDGKNIMSVSFDSSRSGQYSYQVVAPPVPSLLIKGIVDTSTARTVTSSLDLTLDTITYPMSIKFNMDRLSLSIISGAQLNLYASFMGKTHLSLSMDKLPLPFLPTTSISGAFLADYTDKDTWYAGLQDFVFSYNGGDYTFGCSGKLTADSLDFSSISFGRKQADGKLVSYNGTASYHGSPFYKLISTRLQVPYSFLLSLGDGRSQTLELVMDNTDTIHTKLLLDASMLSLGTLFPSLGGTSLNLRIAGETDFRTENSLNGIVDLSNPGQGLSMKSNLSLKAEQCTLSSLSFAKGNSTISDGNISIDLKGRTAAGKMNFASVRKDFPVDQKTSADLGFSAEFGKVDMKSLVGHIRKLSLSDLSGMTAKISIRNVHLLEDAKPFDRQFKLRAEDKVHIPDNTLDIDFSADSMQVSSTYLNGTYHLASETMQFSLKDFASISMEGKADFKGKGNLLLTDIDVPVNLGQLLMHNPVFAFEGSGITGELRIKDFKTSPRYYGTLFLDDFSARTFWTENSLFLFNNLIFVANGTRIAASSVNGNVQRADTHQPVAISGSFSIEMDGWAMKSLDMDLDIADYVPFFLPLIQQNINVRGQFKGNFSYHAADDDYWTRGKLKISNTVATYGLESYPSYIVPSKKGNFDFDITLGPSVSFTYPNSASPIMQATFAQNQQFSFSFASSSKKLSGKGKIDIAQGEFFYFKNNFYIDDGSFAFATDPQTGAFVPQLQFTATYRALDEDSNIVNITLSVPKSPLNDLTMKFTSSPSLAQAQIMALLGQSLTENNSVASLAGAATSMITSLGFFDINGLSELNRNIAKILNLDNFSIRSNIVENLLVRAISFDNTETTYSPMSFYLNNTTINMGKYLSSDAYLQILFNLMASKKKNKLKFLADDLVMDLRISFEETTPLGRISVFTNPQQLSIPDVLDTMGFSVTKTIEFR, from the coding sequence GTGAAATACCATAGCAACAGGCAGACGGTCTGGGTAATGACCATGATTCTTTGCGTTGTCCTAGCCTTGGTCTATTGTGGCCAGAGGTATGCCCGTCTATATTCACCTATTGAAATCACTACCGATGCCCTCCTTGATCCTATTCAGCTGCCCGATGATTTCCAACTCAGCATAGGACAGATGAATTCGTCCTTCCTTTCCCATCAGGTTTTCCATGATATTACGCTTACCCATCAAGGTAAGACACTTCTCCATGTGACTACTATGGAAGCTTCCCATTCCCTTGTGGACAATATAGCTGTTTTCTTCGGTCATAAGGCCCAAGTGGACCTTGTGCTTGATGGCGTTACCTTGAATCTGGAGCAGGGGGAAGCAAATGACGGTTCATCCCAGGTGCAGATGGACTGGATATTGTCAAAGATCGAGGGATTCATTGCTTCCGGTCACTTCAATATCGCTTCCGTTTTGCCACAGAAGCTGCTTGGCTCATCTTTCCGTATAGGACTTGCCGATGGACAAGTAGAAATCAAGGGGACAGGCTACCACTCCCGAATCCATCTTTCTTCCCTTGTATTCTTTTTAAATGAGACTGGAGATATAACAAATGTCCAGGTAAAGGGAAACGAGGGTATCATTGGGGTCAAAGACGGGCGGGCAAAGTTGGATTCCTTCAACCTGCTTTGGGAAAATGACAAACTTTCCCTGTATCTTCAGAATATTTCTTTTGCTGGTACTTCCTATGCAGGAAGCCTGAAAAAGCTACATATTGCCTATGGCCTGGCTCAACCTGGCAATGTCACGGTAGAAGGGACAGGTGCAGTCGCATCCGCCGCTGGTGGCAATATTGATGTTTCTTCTTTTTCTGCCGGCCTGGTTACCAACCTGAGGGATTTTTCCGTCCATCTGAAGATGGATGACATTGCGTTCACAAGCAGTCAGGCGAATGCTACGATGACTGACTTGGATCTGGCAGTTTCCTATGTAGACAAACAGCTGCAGCTGGTCGTGCACAAGGGAAACAAAGCTTCCTGTACATTGTTGGGGAAAGAACATCTGGAACTTGGTACGGAAGACCTGCAGCTGGTCCTGCTCTGCAATGGGACTTTGCCGACTTCCTTGAAGGGAACCCTTGAAAAGCTTACGTTTGCAGGCAGCAAATATGATGGCACTGCCGGCAATCTCGGCCTTGAGGTGGCCGGGACGCCTGTTTCGGACAAACCTGTGATGGGAGATGGATCCCTGCTGGAGACATTACGGAAAAATTACCATGACCTTTCACTTCAACTTTCTGGTCAGGCGGCCGGTACCATTCCTTTGCTTGGGCAAAAAGGAACCTGCAAGGTCAACCTGAAAGCAAGCAGCCGGAATAACCTTACGGCGACGAGCGTACAGCTCAAGGTATCGGATATCAGCGTGCCGACTTTCTCCCAGGATGCAGGACTTTCCCTCGGCTACCAGGGGACATTGCCTCTTGAATCAGACAAGCTGCAGATGGTTGAAGCTGATTTTGCCTATGGTGATTCCCTTCATATCAAAGGCGTCTACAGCATCTCTGGAAAATCCATCAAGGACTCATCTTTCTCCGGAGTTGTTTCCCTTGACGATTTCAAGCCTATGTCTTTCGGTCCCTTCCTTGCAACCTATGCACCGGCCTTGCATCCGTTCATCACCGATTCTACGGTGATGTGGGGAACCCTGAATATCCAGGGTTCGCTTTCACAAGGCAAAGTCGTTCCGATCGATGGTAGGATCAACGGGCAGCTGGTCTTCAATTCAGTTGCCTTTGCTTCGTCGCATTTCAATATCGGCATGACGTTGGATGCTTACATGAAATCAGATACCCTGACGGTAAATACATTCAGCCTGGGCGTACTCGGCTACCGCTTCAGCTACAAGGGTTCGATAGGATTTGATCCAATGCTGCCTAGGGGCGAACTTAGGCTGGATACTGTCAAGGACGGCAAGAATATCATGTCTGTTTCTTTCGATTCAAGCAGAAGCGGGCAGTATAGCTATCAGGTCGTGGCACCTCCGGTCCCGAGCCTGTTGATCAAAGGCATCGTTGATACAAGTACTGCACGGACGGTCACTTCCTCGCTTGACCTGACGTTGGATACCATTACTTATCCGATGTCGATCAAATTCAATATGGACAGGCTTTCCCTTTCAATCATCTCAGGGGCACAGCTGAACCTTTATGCTTCCTTCATGGGCAAGACCCATTTGTCCTTGTCCATGGACAAGCTTCCGTTGCCTTTCCTGCCGACTACTTCGATCAGCGGAGCATTCCTGGCCGATTACACGGACAAGGATACCTGGTATGCCGGTTTGCAGGATTTTGTATTTTCCTATAACGGTGGAGACTATACGTTCGGCTGTTCAGGAAAACTTACAGCGGACAGTCTCGATTTCAGTTCCATTTCCTTTGGTAGGAAACAGGCAGACGGAAAACTTGTTTCCTATAACGGGACAGCTTCTTACCATGGCAGTCCTTTCTATAAATTGATTTCTACGCGGCTTCAAGTCCCATATTCCTTCTTGCTTAGTCTGGGAGATGGACGCAGCCAGACTCTTGAACTGGTCATGGACAATACTGATACCATCCATACCAAACTGCTGCTTGACGCATCCATGCTGTCATTGGGAACATTGTTTCCTTCTCTTGGGGGGACCTCGCTCAACCTCAGGATAGCTGGAGAAACTGATTTCCGTACGGAAAATTCACTGAATGGTATCGTTGATCTCAGCAATCCTGGACAAGGCCTGAGCATGAAAAGCAACCTGAGCCTCAAGGCAGAGCAATGTACGCTCAGTTCCCTTTCATTTGCAAAGGGCAACAGTACGATTTCGGATGGAAACATAAGCATTGATTTGAAGGGCAGGACAGCAGCAGGGAAAATGAACTTTGCTTCGGTGCGCAAGGATTTCCCTGTTGATCAAAAAACCAGTGCTGACCTTGGCTTTTCTGCCGAATTCGGAAAAGTGGACATGAAATCCCTTGTAGGGCATATCAGGAAGCTGTCTCTTTCGGATTTGTCCGGCATGACGGCAAAGATATCGATTCGTAACGTACACCTGCTTGAAGATGCCAAGCCTTTTGACCGTCAGTTCAAGCTACGTGCAGAAGACAAGGTGCATATCCCTGACAATACCCTGGATATAGATTTTTCTGCCGATTCCATGCAGGTCAGCAGTACATATCTGAATGGTACCTATCATCTTGCTTCTGAGACCATGCAATTCAGTCTTAAGGATTTTGCTTCCATCAGCATGGAAGGGAAAGCAGACTTCAAAGGAAAAGGAAATTTGCTGCTGACAGATATTGATGTTCCCGTCAATCTGGGCCAGTTGCTCATGCATAATCCTGTTTTTGCTTTTGAAGGTTCCGGCATTACAGGAGAACTCAGGATCAAGGATTTCAAGACTTCGCCCAGATATTACGGAACCCTCTTCCTTGATGATTTCAGTGCAAGGACTTTTTGGACAGAAAACAGCCTGTTCCTGTTCAACAACCTTATCTTCGTTGCCAATGGGACGCGCATTGCTGCTTCATCCGTCAACGGAAACGTACAGAGGGCTGATACACATCAGCCTGTAGCCATTTCGGGAAGCTTTTCGATAGAAATGGATGGATGGGCGATGAAGTCACTGGACATGGATCTTGATATTGCTGACTACGTACCTTTCTTCCTTCCGCTTATCCAGCAGAATATCAACGTCCGCGGACAATTCAAAGGGAACTTCAGCTATCATGCTGCCGATGATGACTATTGGACAAGAGGAAAGCTCAAGATCAGCAATACCGTGGCTACGTATGGACTTGAATCATATCCGAGTTACATCGTACCAAGTAAGAAAGGAAACTTTGACTTTGATATTACCCTAGGACCAAGCGTAAGCTTCACCTATCCGAATTCTGCATCTCCGATCATGCAGGCTACATTTGCACAGAACCAGCAGTTCAGCTTTTCCTTTGCATCTTCTTCAAAGAAATTGAGCGGAAAAGGAAAGATTGACATTGCCCAGGGAGAGTTCTTCTATTTCAAGAACAATTTCTATATTGATGATGGTTCCTTTGCATTTGCAACGGACCCACAGACCGGTGCTTTTGTACCCCAACTGCAGTTTACCGCTACATACAGGGCCCTTGATGAGGACAGTAACATAGTAAACATTACACTTTCAGTGCCAAAGTCACCGCTGAATGACCTTACCATGAAATTTACGAGCAGCCCCTCACTTGCGCAGGCACAGATCATGGCTCTTCTAGGGCAAAGCCTTACAGAAAACAATTCCGTTGCATCTCTTGCAGGTGCTGCTACCAGCATGATTACAAGCCTTGGCTTCTTTGATATCAACGGTTTAAGTGAACTTAACAGGAACATTGCCAAGATATTGAACCTTGACAACTTCTCGATCAGAAGCAACATAGTAGAAAACCTCTTGGTACGTGCCATAAGCTTTGACAACACAGAAACTACATATTCACCGATGTCTTTTTATTTGAATAACACGACGATAAACATGGGAAAGTACCTTTCCAGTGATGCTTATCTGCAGATATTGTTCAACTTGATGGCCAGCAAGAAAAAGAATAAATTGAAATTCCTTGCCGACGATCTGGTGATGGATCTTCGGATCAGTTTTGAAGAAACCACTCCACTTGGCAGGATTTCTGTTTTTACCAATCCCCAGCAGTTGTCCATACCGGATGTTTTGGATACTATGGGTTTTAGTGTAACCAAGACGATTGAGTTTCGTTAA
- the tmk gene encoding dTMP kinase has product MPTILKNFVVIEGLDGSGTTTQLKALDKILTDEGKKTFITCEPTTGPIGCLIRQFLSGQIKTTPGALARLYSADREDHLFHENDGIIARLKEGYTVLSDRYLFSSLAYQSIGIGYAQVALLNRFPLPEKLIFIDTPVAVCMQRIEKRGNCKEIFEKQAFLEKVEANYRKILSELDSGICLIKIDGTLGPDAITAEILQQWHRAVPLST; this is encoded by the coding sequence ATGCCAACCATACTAAAGAATTTTGTGGTCATTGAAGGCCTGGATGGGTCAGGTACCACAACACAGCTCAAGGCACTGGATAAAATCCTCACAGATGAGGGTAAAAAGACTTTCATCACCTGTGAGCCTACTACGGGTCCCATAGGTTGCCTTATCCGTCAGTTTCTCAGCGGTCAGATCAAGACGACGCCCGGTGCGCTGGCAAGACTCTACAGTGCTGACAGAGAAGACCATCTTTTTCATGAAAATGATGGAATCATAGCAAGATTGAAAGAAGGCTATACCGTACTGAGTGACCGTTATCTTTTTTCTTCCCTTGCCTACCAGAGCATCGGAATCGGCTATGCACAGGTAGCATTGCTCAACCGTTTTCCACTTCCTGAAAAGCTTATATTCATAGATACACCGGTAGCAGTATGCATGCAGAGAATAGAGAAGCGCGGCAATTGCAAGGAAATATTTGAAAAGCAGGCTTTTCTTGAAAAAGTCGAGGCAAACTACAGGAAAATACTTTCAGAGCTCGACTCCGGCATATGCCTGATCAAGATCGACGGTACCTTGGGCCCCGATGCCATCACCGCAGAGATCCTGCAGCAATGGCACAGGGCTGTACCGCTTTCTACATAA
- the queA gene encoding tRNA preQ1(34) S-adenosylmethionine ribosyltransferase-isomerase QueA encodes MTDETQTGLLTEDYDFYLPPELIAQVPAERRGEDRLLAMDRQTGAYRDLMISDFPSLLTPGSVMVINNSKVRKARVYGNSQYGGKVEFLFLEEREDHSWNCMVTKSKKQKVGKTFVFGNGMQGTIAEELDDGTKIVSFDRHVGEDFFLQYGHVPLPPYIKRKDDSWDTKRYQTVYASHEGSVAAPTAGLHFTDGLLDEIRKKGIEIVEVTLHVGMGTFIPMRTKQVGDHQMHFERYTISEEAAATINQARKEGRKIVAVGTTSVRTLESAYDPATDSVRSGMNRTNLFIKPGFAYRVVNQLLTNFHTPESTLLVLVSVFAGRKHILDAYAHAVEQQYHFFSYGDAMFLM; translated from the coding sequence ATGACTGATGAAACACAGACAGGCCTCCTGACGGAGGACTATGATTTTTACCTGCCGCCAGAACTTATTGCCCAGGTCCCTGCCGAGCGCAGGGGTGAGGACAGGCTTCTTGCAATGGACAGACAGACCGGTGCGTACAGGGACCTCATGATCAGCGATTTCCCATCGCTTCTTACCCCCGGCAGCGTGATGGTAATCAACAATTCCAAAGTAAGGAAGGCAAGGGTATACGGCAACAGCCAATATGGAGGAAAGGTGGAATTCCTGTTCCTTGAGGAACGGGAAGACCATAGCTGGAACTGCATGGTTACAAAAAGCAAGAAACAAAAGGTAGGCAAGACCTTTGTCTTTGGAAACGGCATGCAGGGAACGATAGCCGAGGAACTTGACGATGGGACGAAGATCGTTTCCTTTGACAGGCACGTTGGCGAAGATTTCTTCTTGCAATATGGACATGTACCGCTTCCTCCCTATATCAAGAGAAAGGATGATTCCTGGGATACGAAACGTTACCAGACGGTCTATGCCTCACATGAGGGAAGTGTTGCTGCCCCGACTGCCGGACTGCATTTTACTGACGGCTTGCTGGATGAAATCAGGAAAAAGGGAATTGAAATCGTAGAGGTCACCCTGCATGTCGGCATGGGGACATTCATACCGATGCGCACCAAGCAGGTAGGGGACCACCAAATGCATTTTGAACGGTACACGATAAGTGAGGAAGCCGCAGCAACCATCAATCAGGCAAGAAAGGAAGGCCGGAAGATCGTCGCAGTCGGTACGACCAGCGTCAGGACACTGGAAAGTGCCTATGATCCGGCAACCGACAGTGTGCGAAGTGGCATGAATAGGACAAATCTGTTCATAAAGCCAGGTTTTGCTTATCGGGTAGTGAACCAGTTGCTGACTAATTTCCATACTCCTGAATCCACCTTGCTGGTTCTTGTGTCCGTCTTTGCAGGAAGGAAGCATATCCTTGATGCCTATGCCCATGCCGTAGAGCAGCAGTACCATTTCTTCAGTTACGGGGACGCAATGTTCCTTATGTAG
- the ruvB gene encoding Holliday junction branch migration DNA helicase RuvB — protein sequence MQANSPVSSSFQQDADEQENILRPKKLSDFQGQQQIKDNLSVFIKAARQRGEALDHTFLIGPPGLGKTTLASIIANEMGTEIRMTSAPALEKPKDLAGILTNVSEGSIFFIDEIHRLKPVLEEMLYIAMEDFEIDWVIGQGPAARTMRIPLPHFTLVGATTKAGQVSSPLHSRFGITCHLSYYQEDDLSNIITRSAKLIGCKIDAEATRMLAKCSRGTPRIANRLLRRMRDFAAIIGDGTVNRDVVKESLKRLGIDPNGLESQDRNILSTIINYYGGGPVGGSTLCISVGEAVESLEDFYEPYLIQQGYLVRTPRGRCVTHKAYELLGKPIPSDDCRNNLFTEEQDR from the coding sequence CTGCAGGCCAATTCTCCTGTTTCGTCCTCATTCCAGCAGGATGCAGATGAACAGGAAAACATACTTCGTCCGAAAAAGCTTTCGGATTTCCAGGGACAGCAGCAGATAAAGGACAATCTTTCCGTATTCATCAAGGCCGCACGGCAACGTGGTGAAGCTTTGGACCATACTTTTCTCATCGGGCCTCCGGGGCTCGGCAAGACGACACTTGCCTCGATCATTGCCAATGAAATGGGTACGGAAATCCGAATGACCAGTGCCCCGGCACTTGAAAAGCCGAAGGATCTGGCAGGCATACTGACAAATGTCAGCGAGGGGTCCATATTCTTCATAGATGAAATCCATAGGCTCAAGCCCGTCCTGGAGGAAATGCTCTACATTGCCATGGAAGACTTTGAGATAGACTGGGTAATAGGCCAGGGACCTGCTGCACGGACCATGAGGATCCCACTGCCTCATTTTACGCTTGTCGGGGCAACGACCAAGGCAGGGCAGGTATCTTCCCCGCTCCATTCCCGTTTCGGTATTACCTGTCATCTGAGCTATTATCAGGAAGATGACCTTTCGAACATCATTACCCGTTCGGCAAAGCTGATCGGCTGTAAAATTGATGCTGAGGCAACAAGGATGCTGGCAAAATGTTCACGTGGTACACCAAGGATAGCAAACCGTCTTCTCAGACGTATGAGGGACTTTGCGGCAATAATCGGTGACGGGACAGTGAACAGGGATGTAGTGAAGGAGAGTCTCAAACGCCTTGGCATCGATCCCAACGGACTGGAAAGCCAGGACCGTAACATACTTTCGACAATCATCAACTATTATGGCGGAGGCCCTGTCGGTGGCTCAACCCTTTGCATAAGTGTCGGCGAGGCTGTGGAATCCTTGGAAGATTTCTACGAACCTTACCTTATCCAGCAAGGCTATCTCGTCAGGACGCCAAGAGGCCGTTGTGTCACGCACAAGGCCTATGAACTGTTGGGAAAACCAATTCCTTCCGATGATTGCCGGAATAATCTTTTTACTGAGGAACAGGATAGATAA
- the ruvA gene encoding Holliday junction branch migration protein RuvA: MINAVTGDIVNVSQDMVILKAGAIEYQILIDGQTSSKLSMLKGEDRLAVRLVTYLVHREDAMLLYGFLDEKTREIFLQLLSVQGIGARGALKILGGTQVKSFVHDLDEGNVKALSKLPGVGAKTAQRLVLALRNRLVIEDETAADGGVALLTDSSLRPYHELIDAFLEMGYDRKRIETGLKAILTKDEEVLKSLDRDKAEQKIFKDLMFSLS, translated from the coding sequence ATGATCAACGCAGTGACGGGTGATATCGTAAACGTAAGCCAGGATATGGTTATCCTCAAGGCCGGAGCCATTGAATATCAGATTCTGATAGATGGTCAGACATCCTCGAAACTAAGCATGCTGAAAGGAGAAGACCGGCTGGCAGTGAGGCTGGTAACGTATCTGGTCCATAGGGAAGATGCAATGCTTCTCTATGGTTTCCTTGATGAGAAGACCAGGGAAATATTCCTGCAGCTTCTTTCGGTACAGGGGATCGGTGCGAGAGGTGCCCTGAAAATCCTCGGCGGTACCCAAGTCAAATCTTTTGTGCATGACTTGGATGAAGGCAATGTCAAGGCATTGTCCAAGCTTCCTGGCGTGGGTGCAAAGACTGCCCAGCGTCTTGTACTTGCCCTGCGCAATCGTCTGGTAATCGAAGATGAAACTGCAGCAGACGGCGGTGTTGCTCTCCTTACGGACTCATCCCTTCGCCCGTACCATGAGCTCATTGATGCCTTCTTGGAAATGGGGTATGACAGGAAAAGAATTGAGACAGGACTCAAGGCCATACTGACAAAGGACGAAGAAGTACTGAAGTCGCTGGACAGGGACAAGGCAGAACAGAAAATCTTCAAGGATCTCATGTTCAGTCTGAGCTAG